TTGTGAAGTTGTCCCAGTTTTGCAGTGAGGTTTTTCAAAGATTCCGGGCCGTAGTAAATAACCGTCTGTTCGTAACTGTTCAGGTTTCTCATTCTGTCAACCAGTTCCTGAGCGGTAAGCGCATTGATTTCAGCATCCGAAAGCGTGTTGTTGAATTTATTTTTCGGGCCGTAAAGTGCGTAGTTCGTCAGCCCGTTGAGAATTGCGCCTTTGTTGGCTTTGGCATCTTTCCGTGATTTTGCCAGTCTTGCCTTCAGGGCTTTCAGAGCATCTTCATTTGGTTTTGCATTTAATACCAAATCTTCGTAAAGTTTAACTGCCTGGTCGAAATTTTCCTGTAAACCTTCAATCGTCACCGTAGTATATTCCTCACCCGTAGAAACATTGAAACTTGATGCGATTTTGTAAAATTCTTTGGAAATGTCTTCCGCAGATTTTTTGTCGGTGCCCAGGAACTGAATGTACTGTGCTGCTAAAGGCTGTTTAAGGTCATTCAAAGAACCGATTTTGTACCGGTATCTCAATCTGTAAAGCTGATTTTCGGTATTCGGAACGTAAAGCACTTCTGCTTTGCCAAGTTTCGATTTCTGAATATCCTTATCAAAATCCAAAAATACAGGCTGTGACGGCGTATTCGGCATATCGTTCACCATTTTCACGAAAGCCGACTGCTTGTCCGCATTGGTTTCCACCGGCGTGATGGCAGGTTTTTCAATTTTTTGCGGGTTTTTATTTTCACCCTTTCTTTTCAGCACTGCCACGTAATTGTTGCCCAGATATTTATTGGCAAAAGCCACCACATCTTCTTTTTTGATTTTTGAAAGACTGTTGACATAAGCCACCTGATCTCTCCAGTCCAGCTCAGCATTGAAGGCCCGCTGAAGCATCGAAGCACGGTCGCTGTACTTTTCAGTTTCCTGAATTTTTTCTTTTTTGATATTGTTTACGATTGAAGGCAGCAAATCCGCATCGAAATTTCCTTTTTTAAGGTTTTCAATTTCATTTAAAACCAAAGCCTGCACTTCCTCCAAAGACTGTCCGCTGGTTGGCGCTGCATTAAGCCAAAGCACTCCGTGGTCCTGTAAAATATATGTAAATGCACCGGCTCTCAGAAGTTTCTGCTTTTTAACAAGATTAAGATCTAGCAGGCCGGCTTTTCCGTTGGTTAGAATAGAACCTACCAAATCCGCCAGAAGCGCATCTTTATCTTTATTCCCCGGCAATCTGAAACCGATTGCCACACTTTCTGCATCCGGGCCCACCACTTCCTTTACGACCGGCGTTGTGAGCGGAACTTCAGGCTGGAAGCTATATTTCTGAACGGGCTTATTCTGCATGTACGCGAACGCTTTGTCGATTTTTGCAATTGCCTCGTCCGGATTGAAATCGCCGGACATAATTATGCCCATGTTGTTGGGAACATAATAGGTATTGAAGTACTTGCGGATTTCGACCAGGGAAGGGTTCTTAAGGTGCTCCACCGTTCCGATCGTGGTTTGCTTTCCGTAGTTGTGATTTTGAAAAAGCGTAGAGAAAAGCGTCTCGAAAACTTTGCTGTTGTCGCTGTCTAAACTTCGGTTTTTCTCTTCATAAACCGCTTCAAGTTCCGTATGGAAAATCCTCAAAACCGGATTTCTGAACCGCTCCGCCTGCACTGTAAGATATTTATCCAAAGCGCTTGCCGGCACGTCGTCTGTGTAAACGGTTTCCTCAAAACTCGTCCAGGCATTGGTACCCTGCGCTCCCATTGCCGACATCATTTTGTCATATTCATTGGCGATGGCAAACTTTGAAGCAACACCGGAAATGGAGTCGATTTTTTTGTAGATGGTCTTGCGCTGGAGCTCATCATTGGATTTGTTGTACTGCTCATAAAGCGCATCAATTTTGTCGAGTTCCGCCTTTTCTTTAGCCCAGTCCAGTGAGCCGTATTTATCGGTCCCTTTGAAAAGCATGTGTTCCAGATAATGCGCCAAACCTGTATTGGTTGCCGGATCGGTCTTGCTGCCGGCCTTCGTCGCCACATACGCCTGTATCCTCGGGTCTTTTTTCGTTGGGCTTAAAATTACAGTAAGTCCGTTTTTCAACGTGTAAAATCTTGCCTGCGTGGGGTCATTGGTTACATACTTATAGGTGTAACCGCCACTTTTTGCTTCTTTCCACTGGTAGTCCTGCGCCTGGGCAGAGAACATCACCGCAGCAGCAAAAAGCATAAGAATCTTTTTCTTAAACATATCTATTATGGTTTTATGGTTATTAGACGAAGTTTTTAGTGAATTGTTTCAGTGAACTTCATTTTTTTTGAATTTGAAAGCAATCCTTTCACTAAAAACCATTGGGCTGAAATGTAAGTCATCATCACGATCATGCTTAAGACTGTTGTTTTCTTTACAAATAAATTTATTGCAAGAACGGAATCTGAAATTACAAAAAGAACCGCTCCAAGAATAAGGTTTTTATTAGTAGTGCGCACAGCAAAATATAACATTGCCGCAATCACTACACCATAAATAATTACCGGGATTTTCATTTCTTTTAAATAAGGAAAAAGATAGAAAATCAGTACTGTAACGTAAACCAAAAGCCCCGCTGCCAAAATCGGAAGATGTTTTCTGACCGTCAATTTTGTGAAACAGAAAATATAAAAAAAATGGGCTAAAAGAAAACTTCCCAATCCCGGCAGAAAACCCCAACTGAAAAGCAAAAAAAAGTCTCCGAAGAAACTGAACATCAAACCCGTCAGGAATAAGTAATTGAATGGCTGCGTTTTTGAATGGCTGAGTGGTTTTGTTTCGAGTAGACAAATCAGGATTAATAATGGCACAAGCAGGGTTTTTGTGAAAAAACGTGGCGCAGTTTGATTTTGATAAACGAAAAAAAGATCGGCTGTAAATGCGATGAGCAGAAGTATCTTCGGAATGTGTATTTTCAATTTTTGTGTCAACAGGTTTATTTTATTAATCTGCAGAAGCAGCGACAATCCTATCTTTCAAACAACAACCTTTCACCATGTTTTTCCTTTGAAATCTTTCCGTTATCCCACGCCAAATGCCCGTTAACAAAAGTGTGCGTCACTTTGGCCGAAAACTGTGTTCCTTCCAGCGGCGACCAGCCGCATTTGTAAAGGATATTTTCCCTGGAAACCGTCCATTTGCCATTCAAATCCACCAAAACCAGATCGGCTTTATAACCTTCCCTAATAAATCCCCGCTGCTCAATATCAAATAAAATGGCAGGATTGTGACACATTTTTTCAACGATTTTTTCGAGTGAAATTTTTCCTTTTTTGAAATATTCGAGCATCACGATCAGAGAATGCTGCACAAGCGGCGCGCCGGAAGGGCATTTCGTGTAAACATTATCTTTTTCCTCCCACGTATGCGGCGCGTGGTCGGTGGCAATCACATCAATCCGGTCATCGAGAAGTGCTTCCCAAAGACCGTCTTTGTCGTTCTGGGTTTTCACCGCAGGATTCCATTTGATCAGAGTTCCTTTGGTTTCATAATCTTCATTCGTAAAATGCAAGTGATGGGCACAAACTTCTGCCGTAATTTTCTTGTCTTTTAACGGAATATCATTTTGGAAAAGCTGCATTTCTTTTGCCGTCGAAAGGTGATAAATATGAAGCCGCGCTCCGGTTTTCTTTGCCAGCTCAACGGCTTTTGATGAGGAAATATAGCATGCTTCTTCGCTGCGAATCAGGTGATGAAATTTCACCGGAATATCGTCGCCATACTGCTTTTGATACTTCTCAGTATTTTCACGGATGGTTTTTTCGTCCTCGCAGTGCACGCAAATCGGCATTTTCACCTTGCTGAAAATTTCCTCCAAAGTTTCGGGATTGTCCACCAGCATATTCCCTGTAGAAGAACCGAGGAAAAGTTTGACGGCCGCTACATTTCGGGGATTGGTTTTTAGAACTTCTTCCAGATTATCATTCGTGCCGCCCATGGAAAATGAATAATTGGCAAAGGATTTTTCTGCAGCAATTTGATATTTTTCTTCCAAAAGTTCCTGGGTTACGGCATTGGGAACCGTGTTTGGCTGCTCGATAAATGAGGTCACGCCACCGGCAATTGCAGCGCGGCTTTCACTTTCGATATCGCCTTTATGCGTGAGCCCCGGTTCGCGGAAATGCACCTGATCATCAATCACGCCGGGAAGCAGATATTTCCCGCTGGCATCAATAATTTTGTCAATATTCTCTTCTGAGATATTTTTTGAAATTTTTAAAATTAAATCATTTTCAATGAGCAGATCGCTTTCAAAAATCTGATTTTCATTGACGATTGTGGCGTTTTTGATGAAGGTTTTCATTTAACAGGAAGATTTTAGATTTCAGACAAAAGATTTCAGACTTTTGGAGTCCTTCTTTACCTACAAATTTAACTGAAGTTTTCCTGAAGCCAAAATTTAGCTGGTTTAAGATTGAATCCGACAAATATCTGACCTCTGAAATCTTACTTCTAAAAGCTAATTCTTTACCTTTGCCAAAAATTTTCGGGAATTGAAGAAACTTTTAAGCGAAACGATTATTTATGGTATTGGCGCAATATTGCCAAGAATTATCATATTCATCCTCAATCCGTTATACATCAAATTTATCGACAAGGACGAGTTTGCGCAGTTTACCAATCTCTACGCCATTGTTTCCTTCATCAACATTCTGCTGACTTTCGGTTTCGAAACAGCTTATTTCAGATTTTCCGCTGAAAAAGGCAATGAACAGAAAACATTTAACACCTCATTTTGGTTTTTGTTCGGACTTTCCGCTGTATTTTTAGCTTCAACATTACTCTTTTCCCAACCCATTTCAAACTTCCTGGGCTATTCCAACACCCCGGAATTCATCCGATGGTTTGCCTGGATTGCCTTTCTGGACACCATTTGTGTAATTCCGTTTGCGTGGCTGCGGTTTAACAACAAACCCATTAAATATTCTGCAATCAGGGTAGCGCAATCGTTCATCCAAACGGTTTTGGTGGTGGCTCTTTTCATCTGGATTCCGGGAGAAATTTCCGAAAAAATGGGGATGAAACAGAAAGTTTCCTACACCTTCTGGAGCAATATGATGGGAAGTGTTGCCGGAGTTCTGATGCTCCTACCTGTGATTCTGAAAGTAAAATTTGAATTTGTTAAAGAACTCTTCTTCAGAATGATAAAATATTCGTGGCCGGTGATGATTGCAGGTTTTGCGTTTATGGTGAACGAAAATTTCGACAAAGCCGTTCAGATTCATTTTATTTCCGACGGCGATGCCGGTGCTTACGGTGGCTGCTACAAACTTGCAGTGCTGATGACGCTTTTTGTAACCGCCTACAGGATGGGAATTGAGCCCTATTTCTTCAAACAGATGAACAGTGAAAACGCGAAAAACACCTACGCAAAAGTCACTGAATATTTTACGCTTTTTGCTTCGCTCGTTGCGATGGGAATTATCGCGAATATCTCGTGGCTGAAGATGATTTTCATTCCCAATAAATCTTACTGGACAGCGATTGACATCATCCCAATTATCGTCATTGCCAACCTTTGTTTCGGGATTTATTACAATCTTTCAACGTGGTATAAAGTGACCGACCGCACAAAAATGGGGACGTTAATATCGTGGATTGGCGCCGCGCTCACCATCGTTCTTAACCTCGTTTTGCTGAAAGAATACGGCTTTATGGTTTCGGCGTGGGTTACCTTGCTGGCCTATTTCACCATGATGGTGCTGTCTTATTTTCTTGGTCAAAAATATTATCCAATACCCTACCGGGTGGGAAAAATCGCAATGATCCTGATACTTTTGGCTGTATTCAGTTTCGCTTCTTATCAATTATTTAATGCAAACATTTGGACAGGAAATTTATTATTCATCATATTTGCCGGAATTGTTTTTTACACGGAGAAAGATTTTGTCCTCAAAAAAATTAGAAAATGAAAGTAAAAATCATCAATAAATCAAAGCACGAACTGCCCAAATACCAAACGCCGTGCGCAGCAGGAATGGATTTGTATGCCCATCTTGAAATGCCGGTTACGCTGCAGCCTTTGCAGAGAAAACTGGTTTCTACCGGGATTTTTATTGAACTTCCCGAAGGTTATGAAGCCCAAATCCGCCCCAGAAGCGGCTTGGCACTGAAAAATGGAATCACCGTTCTCAACACCCCCGGAACGATCGATGCGGATTACAGAGGTGAAATCGGCGTAATTTTAATAAATTTGTCAGATACCGAATTCACGGTAAATGACGGCGACAGAATTGCGCAAATGGTCATCGCGAAGCACGAATGCGCAGTTTGGGAAGAAGTTGCAGAAATTTCAGAAACCGACCGTGGCAAAGGTGGTTTTGGAAGCACATCACACTGACGTTTTAAAATATTAATGCATAAAAGCACAAACAGATTATGAAAATTATTGTACCAATGGCCGGAAGAGGCTCAAGATTACGGCCTCACACCCTTACAGTTCCAAAACCCCTGATTCCGATTGCAGGAAAACCTATTGTACAAAGGCTGGTTGAGGACATCGCAAAAGTAGCCAATGAAAAAATTGATGAAATTGCCTTCATTATCGGTGATTTTGGGCCTG
The sequence above is a segment of the Chryseobacterium taklimakanense genome. Coding sequences within it:
- a CDS encoding M16 family metallopeptidase, with product MFKKKILMLFAAAVMFSAQAQDYQWKEAKSGGYTYKYVTNDPTQARFYTLKNGLTVILSPTKKDPRIQAYVATKAGSKTDPATNTGLAHYLEHMLFKGTDKYGSLDWAKEKAELDKIDALYEQYNKSNDELQRKTIYKKIDSISGVASKFAIANEYDKMMSAMGAQGTNAWTSFEETVYTDDVPASALDKYLTVQAERFRNPVLRIFHTELEAVYEEKNRSLDSDNSKVFETLFSTLFQNHNYGKQTTIGTVEHLKNPSLVEIRKYFNTYYVPNNMGIIMSGDFNPDEAIAKIDKAFAYMQNKPVQKYSFQPEVPLTTPVVKEVVGPDAESVAIGFRLPGNKDKDALLADLVGSILTNGKAGLLDLNLVKKQKLLRAGAFTYILQDHGVLWLNAAPTSGQSLEEVQALVLNEIENLKKGNFDADLLPSIVNNIKKEKIQETEKYSDRASMLQRAFNAELDWRDQVAYVNSLSKIKKEDVVAFANKYLGNNYVAVLKRKGENKNPQKIEKPAITPVETNADKQSAFVKMVNDMPNTPSQPVFLDFDKDIQKSKLGKAEVLYVPNTENQLYRLRYRYKIGSLNDLKQPLAAQYIQFLGTDKKSAEDISKEFYKIASSFNVSTGEEYTTVTIEGLQENFDQAVKLYEDLVLNAKPNEDALKALKARLAKSRKDAKANKGAILNGLTNYALYGPKNKFNNTLSDAEINALTAQELVDRMRNLNSYEQTVIYYGPESLKNLTAKLGQLHKIPANFAVAAPLKKFAQQKQTQNQVLFTDYDMVQAETRWIRNTDAYNPANTTMVSVFNNYFGGGMGSIIFQTIRESKALAYSTFGYYVQPQKKEDSYYMMSYVGSQADKFNDAVGAMNQLLTKMPELPENLVLAKTQVKKDIQTERIMQDDIIFRYLAAKQLGLKDDIRKQTYASVDKITMDDVKAFHAANLAGKPYTYALVASEKKVNMDDLKKIGEVKKISLEELFGY
- a CDS encoding lysoplasmalogenase produces the protein MPLLILICLLETKPLSHSKTQPFNYLFLTGLMFSFFGDFFLLFSWGFLPGLGSFLLAHFFYIFCFTKLTVRKHLPILAAGLLVYVTVLIFYLFPYLKEMKIPVIIYGVVIAAMLYFAVRTTNKNLILGAVLFVISDSVLAINLFVKKTTVLSMIVMMTYISAQWFLVKGLLSNSKKMKFTETIH
- a CDS encoding dihydroorotase, yielding MKTFIKNATIVNENQIFESDLLIENDLILKISKNISEENIDKIIDASGKYLLPGVIDDQVHFREPGLTHKGDIESESRAAIAGGVTSFIEQPNTVPNAVTQELLEEKYQIAAEKSFANYSFSMGGTNDNLEEVLKTNPRNVAAVKLFLGSSTGNMLVDNPETLEEIFSKVKMPICVHCEDEKTIRENTEKYQKQYGDDIPVKFHHLIRSEEACYISSSKAVELAKKTGARLHIYHLSTAKEMQLFQNDIPLKDKKITAEVCAHHLHFTNEDYETKGTLIKWNPAVKTQNDKDGLWEALLDDRIDVIATDHAPHTWEEKDNVYTKCPSGAPLVQHSLIVMLEYFKKGKISLEKIVEKMCHNPAILFDIEQRGFIREGYKADLVLVDLNGKWTVSRENILYKCGWSPLEGTQFSAKVTHTFVNGHLAWDNGKISKEKHGERLLFER
- a CDS encoding oligosaccharide flippase family protein; translation: MKKLLSETIIYGIGAILPRIIIFILNPLYIKFIDKDEFAQFTNLYAIVSFINILLTFGFETAYFRFSAEKGNEQKTFNTSFWFLFGLSAVFLASTLLFSQPISNFLGYSNTPEFIRWFAWIAFLDTICVIPFAWLRFNNKPIKYSAIRVAQSFIQTVLVVALFIWIPGEISEKMGMKQKVSYTFWSNMMGSVAGVLMLLPVILKVKFEFVKELFFRMIKYSWPVMIAGFAFMVNENFDKAVQIHFISDGDAGAYGGCYKLAVLMTLFVTAYRMGIEPYFFKQMNSENAKNTYAKVTEYFTLFASLVAMGIIANISWLKMIFIPNKSYWTAIDIIPIIVIANLCFGIYYNLSTWYKVTDRTKMGTLISWIGAALTIVLNLVLLKEYGFMVSAWVTLLAYFTMMVLSYFLGQKYYPIPYRVGKIAMILILLAVFSFASYQLFNANIWTGNLLFIIFAGIVFYTEKDFVLKKIRK
- the dut gene encoding dUTP diphosphatase, producing MKVKIINKSKHELPKYQTPCAAGMDLYAHLEMPVTLQPLQRKLVSTGIFIELPEGYEAQIRPRSGLALKNGITVLNTPGTIDADYRGEIGVILINLSDTEFTVNDGDRIAQMVIAKHECAVWEEVAEISETDRGKGGFGSTSH